AGTATCTACAGATATTTGTTTGCGACCCTTGGGTTTGGGAGGCTGACTAATTGCCAAGAGCACTTGATGCTTTTTGTAAGAAGATATTTCTTCTAGAGCAGGGATGGAGAATTGTGAGCTTCCGGCAAAGATAATTTTCATTCTTCCATGTATCGGCGGATGTTTATTCCATTTACCGCCTGAGCTTCCAAATCCTTAAGTTTACGCTTGAGTCTTAGTTTAGTTAGAGTGGATACCCTATCTGTAAAAATGATGCCATTGAGGTGGTCATATTCGTGTTGAATAACTACTGCTTCAAATCCTTCCGCCTCGGTCTCTACTCGTTCTCCTTCAGGTGTGGTATAAGAATAACGGATTTTGAGGGCACGGTTTACATTGGCATAGATATCCGGTAAACTGATACAGCCTTCTTCATGCACCTGATCCCCTTCAAAGTGTGTTATTTCGGGATTTATCAGCACACGTGGATTGCGTTTTGCATCTTCCTGTCCCCACCACGGATCAATAACGAAAATGCGTAAA
This Candidatus Cloacimonadota bacterium DNA region includes the following protein-coding sequences:
- the def gene encoding peptide deformylase; translation: MPKILDIRVIGDDFLRKKLKEAALDDPFLKDYLPDLIHTMYERDGVGLASNQVGVDLRIFVIDPWWGQEDAKRNPRVLINPEITHFEGDQVHEEGCISLPDIYANVNRALKIRYSYTTPEGERVETEAEGFEAVVIQHEYDHLNGIIFTDRVSTLTKLRLKRKLKDLEAQAVNGINIRRYMEE